A genomic stretch from Hydrogenimonas urashimensis includes:
- a CDS encoding cbb3-type cytochrome c oxidase subunit I, with product MENVAKKPFLEQLIHGTNFDADSLSALQKVTLRAVVMSFLFFGLVAIEGMIMRMVQTGPINPLPEMFNHPDHYFSIMTVHPIVGIFGSTYQLVFAAFMFLVPYLTKKPLYSVKLANFVWLCITIGTAMAWIAGFIWQYAPLYTLYWPLPADFEQFSVIGAFVFVIGVALIMIGTIGFIYNIYATIFARTGVHKNKTTKELLISGFGIDGLMNLIHKLMGKPPYSKEPALSLPVVAIFRGTVDTFLDAIVILGAGILVLVYIVAHAGGLSWDVHAVDSLLYKNYFWWGLDLVADGLVLIYVAGSWYLLATIITGQKLFMENVARAALLLELFVSWMVWSHHLLADQPQPEMMKLISGEMVTAFELLTQGLALFITLVTLWKARPLKMSPELAYLLGGLVGFGLAVPAGIIQADMGLNRVLHNTQWISFAHFHIALIVGLYMTLYSALYVLWPLVTNNTKLFSKKLTWAHFWLYLIGGIGMGAFAGMAGLDGMLRRHLYVDGEFHGWMILAAIFGTMVLIAWFLFLYNIVMSVGLKGLIGIFKPANNDIATFGIEEEPEPAPAAVKA from the coding sequence ATGGAAAACGTAGCGAAAAAACCCTTTTTGGAGCAGTTGATCCACGGGACCAACTTCGATGCCGACAGCCTTAGCGCCCTGCAGAAGGTCACCCTGCGGGCGGTGGTGATGAGTTTTCTCTTCTTCGGCCTCGTTGCGATCGAAGGGATGATCATGCGGATGGTGCAGACCGGCCCCATCAACCCTCTGCCCGAGATGTTCAACCATCCCGACCACTACTTCTCCATCATGACGGTGCATCCCATCGTCGGTATCTTCGGCTCGACCTATCAGCTGGTCTTCGCCGCCTTCATGTTCCTGGTGCCCTACCTGACGAAAAAGCCGCTCTACAGCGTCAAACTGGCCAACTTCGTCTGGCTCTGCATCACGATCGGTACGGCGATGGCGTGGATCGCCGGCTTCATCTGGCAGTATGCGCCGCTCTATACACTCTACTGGCCGCTGCCCGCCGACTTCGAGCAGTTCAGCGTCATCGGTGCCTTCGTCTTCGTTATCGGCGTCGCGCTCATCATGATCGGCACCATCGGCTTCATCTACAACATCTACGCCACCATTTTCGCCCGAACCGGTGTGCACAAGAACAAGACGACCAAAGAGCTTCTGATTTCGGGCTTCGGTATTGATGGGTTGATGAACCTCATCCATAAACTGATGGGCAAGCCGCCTTACTCCAAGGAGCCGGCACTCAGCCTGCCTGTCGTCGCCATCTTCCGCGGCACCGTCGACACCTTCCTCGACGCCATCGTCATTCTGGGAGCCGGCATCCTGGTGCTGGTCTACATCGTCGCCCATGCCGGCGGTTTGTCGTGGGATGTCCACGCCGTCGACTCGCTGCTTTATAAAAACTACTTCTGGTGGGGACTCGACCTGGTCGCCGACGGCCTGGTGCTCATCTACGTCGCCGGCTCGTGGTACCTGCTGGCCACCATCATCACCGGCCAGAAGCTCTTCATGGAAAACGTCGCCCGCGCCGCGTTGTTGCTGGAACTCTTCGTCAGCTGGATGGTCTGGAGCCACCACCTGCTGGCCGACCAGCCGCAGCCCGAGATGATGAAGCTCATTTCAGGCGAAATGGTCACCGCCTTCGAACTGCTCACCCAGGGGCTGGCCCTATTCATCACGCTGGTGACACTCTGGAAGGCGCGTCCGCTGAAAATGAGCCCCGAGCTGGCCTACCTGCTGGGCGGACTGGTCGGCTTCGGCCTCGCCGTACCTGCCGGCATCATCCAGGCCGACATGGGCCTCAACCGCGTGTTACACAACACCCAGTGGATCAGCTTCGCGCATTTTCACATCGCGCTGATCGTGGGGCTTTACATGACGCTCTACAGCGCCCTTTACGTCCTGTGGCCGCTGGTGACCAACAACACCAAGCTCTTTAGCAAAAAGCTGACCTGGGCGCACTTCTGGCTCTACCTCATCGGCGGTATCGGCATGGGCGCCTTCGCCGGAATGGCAGGACTTGACGGCATGCTGCGACGCCACCTCTACGTCGACGGAGAGTTCCATGGCTGGATGATCCTGGCGGCCATTTTCGGCACGATGGTACTGATCGCATGGTTCCTCTTTTTGTACAACATCGTCATGAGCGTCGGCCTCAAGGGGCTCATCGGCATCTTCAAACCGGCCAACAACGACATCGCCACCTTCGGCATCGAAGAGGAGCCCGAACCAGCTCCCGCCGCCGTCAAGGCGTGA
- a CDS encoding YcxB family protein, which produces MSEPSSIHVSMTWDEATFLEGAKIAYDVDMRHSWRRYAGWFFIALTQFGVVGAIRHQAIGLLLVSTLLVIYWYGLRWPLRRRMLRRFFRSHPDAGKTLEISLLKEGVCVKEGCIPWNRFLRAILSPKGYLLQLDDGTFLYLPRRIFPDSDTRNAFVAEIREKISSIVKIDT; this is translated from the coding sequence ATGTCTGAACCCTCCTCCATCCATGTTTCCATGACGTGGGACGAAGCGACCTTCCTCGAAGGGGCGAAGATCGCCTACGACGTCGACATGCGCCACTCCTGGCGACGCTACGCGGGGTGGTTTTTCATCGCCCTGACGCAGTTTGGCGTCGTGGGTGCCATCCGCCACCAGGCCATCGGGTTGCTGCTTGTCTCGACCCTGCTGGTCATCTACTGGTACGGCCTGCGCTGGCCCCTGCGTCGGCGGATGCTGCGCCGCTTCTTCCGCTCCCATCCCGACGCCGGCAAAACACTGGAGATCTCCCTTTTAAAAGAGGGAGTCTGCGTCAAAGAGGGGTGCATCCCCTGGAACCGCTTCCTGCGGGCGATTCTCTCCCCCAAAGGGTACCTGCTGCAGCTGGATGACGGTACGTTCCTCTACCTGCCCAGACGCATTTTCCCCGACAGCGACACACGCAACGCCTTCGTCGCCGAAATAAGAGAGAAAATTTCATCTATCGTCAAAATCGACACATAA
- a CDS encoding TIGR01458 family HAD-type hydrolase, whose amino-acid sequence MENVKGILLDIGGVLYVGEQPVSGALEAIASLQGRYAMRFVTNSTRRPPGTIHAKLTKMGFEVEPSQLFTALAAARQIVEEAGGKAVTILTEEAEKYFGSLHCIDTASPFVVVGDAGENFNYPRMNRAFRTLMNGARLIAAAKNRYFKDADGELSLDAGGFVTALEYAAGVEATVVGKPSPEFFRQALRSMGVAPEEAVMVGDDIESDIAGAQRAGIRAVLVRTGKFRPSDLEGGVKPDAVIDSVADLPAILL is encoded by the coding sequence ATGGAAAATGTCAAAGGAATCCTGTTGGATATTGGCGGCGTGCTCTATGTAGGCGAACAGCCTGTTTCCGGTGCCCTTGAAGCGATCGCTTCGCTGCAGGGGCGTTACGCCATGCGTTTCGTGACCAATTCCACGCGCAGACCGCCCGGGACGATCCATGCGAAACTGACAAAAATGGGATTTGAGGTCGAGCCATCGCAACTCTTCACGGCGCTTGCCGCCGCCCGGCAGATCGTGGAGGAGGCCGGCGGCAAGGCGGTGACGATATTGACCGAGGAGGCGGAGAAGTATTTCGGCAGCCTTCACTGCATCGACACCGCTTCGCCTTTTGTGGTGGTGGGGGACGCGGGAGAAAACTTCAACTACCCGCGCATGAACCGGGCATTTCGGACATTGATGAACGGCGCCAGGTTGATCGCCGCGGCGAAAAATCGATATTTCAAAGATGCCGATGGCGAACTTTCGCTGGATGCCGGCGGTTTCGTTACTGCGTTGGAGTATGCCGCCGGCGTGGAGGCGACGGTCGTCGGCAAACCGAGCCCCGAATTTTTCCGCCAGGCTCTTCGCTCCATGGGGGTTGCCCCCGAAGAAGCGGTGATGGTTGGCGACGACATCGAAAGCGACATCGCCGGGGCGCAGCGTGCGGGCATACGTGCCGTATTGGTACGCACGGGCAAGTTCCGGCCTTCCGACCTGGAAGGGGGTGTCAAACCCGACGCTGTCATCGATTCGGTAGCGGATTTGCCGGCAATTTTGCTGTAG
- a CDS encoding ArsR/SmtB family transcription factor produces MEKGTENFLKAAGALYDETRIRLLKYIDRYGPLCVCELEEAFKMLQSRLSRHLKILKEAGFLTSERRGRWVYYAIHPNPGTFHRAALEKIRSLPLEIPKNRKVCNA; encoded by the coding sequence ATGGAGAAGGGAACCGAAAATTTTCTCAAAGCCGCAGGGGCACTCTATGACGAAACGCGCATCCGGCTGCTCAAGTATATCGACAGGTATGGTCCGCTCTGCGTCTGTGAACTGGAAGAGGCTTTCAAAATGCTCCAATCCAGGCTCTCGCGCCATTTGAAAATTTTGAAAGAGGCGGGATTTTTGACATCCGAGCGAAGGGGAAGGTGGGTCTATTACGCGATTCATCCAAATCCCGGGACCTTTCACAGGGCAGCGCTGGAAAAGATTCGTTCGCTACCACTTGAAATTCCGAAAAACCGAAAGGTATGCAACGCATGA